In the Haloarcula salinisoli genome, CGAGACCAACCTCCAGCGGATCGGGAACAGCCCCCACACGAGGTTTCCAGTGATTGGAAACGACCCGACGGACTTCCGAGGCATCGTCTACGTCCCTTCGGTCGTCGATGCGATAGACGAGTTGCGACGTGGCGAGGTCACCGTCGAGGATATCGCCGCGGCCCCGATGACCATCCCCAGCGACACGCCGATAAGCGACGCCGTCGACCGGTTTCAGGACGAACACCAGGAACTCGCGCTCGTGTTCGAGGAAACCGAAGCCAATATCCTCGGGCTGGTGACCGCGACAGACGCACTCGAAGCGATAATGGGAGAAATCGAAGACCCCCTCGATATCCAACGTCGGGAGTGACACCTTCGAGCCGAAAGAGGCTTGAGTATGAATATGATATGAATATGTATGACTCAAGGCAAGGAGCGTAAAATTGGTCAACGGGGGCAAGTCACGCTGCCGAAAGAACTACGAGAGAAACTGGGTATCCACGGAGGTGACGAGGTACTGGTCCACGAGGAAGACGGGAAAATCATCATCGAAAGGCCCCTGTCCCGTGAGGAACTCGCTGAGGGATACCGGCGACGCGCAGCGGAATCCGAAGCCATCGCCGAGGAGATGGACAGTGTCTCACGCGAGGCCGACGAGTACCTCGGTGATATCCCTGAGTGGTAATCTATGGACGTTCGCCGTGGAGACATCGTCATTGTTTCGCTCGACCCGACGGAAGGTTCCGAGCAACGGGGAACACGACCCTGTCTGGTCGTGCAAAACGACATCGGGAACGAGAACGCACCGACGACTATCATCGTTCCGCTAACGACCTCGCGAGGGGACGACCTGTATCCGTTCGAGGTATATATCTCGGCAGCGCAGTCCCCACTTCGAGAGGATTCGGTGGCTCTCTGTAGTCAGATTCGCACGGTTTCGGTCGACCATCGTATCAAAACCGATATCGGCTCCGTCCCTGAGTCTCGTATGGACGAAGTCGATGAGGCGCTCGAATACAGCCTCGGTCTGAAGGAAGTCTAGCGGGACTCCCGTTGCTCGACCTTGTTCAGCTCGATGAGCAGGCGAAAGGTTGCCTTCACGAGGTTGGCGTCGACGTCGAACCGTTCTGCGTTCTCGCCGGCGCGGTCCATGACGGCCTGTTCCTGTGACTCGTCGGTCGTCGGGAGTCCCTGCTCCTGCTTGACCTCTGCGATAGTGTCGGCGACGTAGGTCCGCTGGGCGATTTTCTCGACGATTTCACGGTCGATAGTGCGTATCTCCTCGCGCAGTTCATCCAGTGACATCTCTTCGGGGTTCGAGCTCATTGTGTCTGTGTTCCCTCCGTTTGCGTGGTCGTCAACAAGGTTCTGCCGGGTCGTTCGTCCCAGTACTCCCTGACCTGTTCGAGCGCCTGGCGGTCGCCGACGGCGGTAAAGGACGGGCCGGTCCCCGACAGCGAGACGCCCTCGACCTGCGAGATACCCTCGACTATCGGCTCGGTGTCGAAGCCAAGCGCGGCACAGAAGGCCAGTCCGTTGACGGTCATGGCGCGCTGGTAGTCGCCGTCCAGCGCCAGGTCCTCGACGAGCCGGGCCATCGGCGCAATCTGCCGGCAGCGGTCGACGTCCGCGTCCGCCGAGAAAGACTGCTCCGGGGGCGTCCAGACGAGGACGTCCCAGTCCACTTCCTCCCGGGCCAGCAGGTCGTCGCTCTCGTTGTCGGTGACTGTGACACCGCCCAGCATCGACGCAGAGGCGTCGTCGAACGCGCCCGTTATCGTGACACCGACGTCGCGGGCGGCCATCACCCCCAGCCGCGCCATGTCCTCGCGGGTCATCCGGTCGGTGGCCTCGAGCGCGGAAAGCGTCGCCATCACTGTGGCGTTCGCGGCCGCGCTCGAACTCTTCAGCCCGGAGGCCATCGGCACCTCGCTCTCGGTTCGGACCGTCCCCCCCGATACCGCGGGCATCCCCACGGCCCCGCCGTGGGCGTCGATGACGTACTCGACGCAGCGCTCGACGAGGCGCGTATCGGCGTCGGGCGCCCCCGCGACCTCGCCGGTCACGTCCTCACGCTCCGTGGACAGTTCCACGGTCGCAGTGGTGTACTCGTCGATAGCGAACGCCGAGCCCCGTCCCGTCGCCAGCGCGTTCAGAACCGTTCCGGCCGCCGGCGCTCGTGCTTGCCCTTCCATCGGTCATTGGTCTCGCCCGCCGGTATTTACCATCTGCGGTAGTGACTACCCGTCTGTCGACGAGACCGCCCGCCGGGGCCGTCGCTCCGGACGAACCGCGCGGCGAGCGAGCAGGAACCCAATCCGACAGCGCGCCGTTTTTGCCACCGGAGGGTGAACTACTCTGTATGACCAACCGTTCGGACATCCCGCCCGAAACCGTCTCGGTGGAGCTAACCGAGGACGGCATCGCCGTGGAGTACCTCGACGGCCGGACCGCCTTCTACCACGGCGTCCCCACCAAAGCCGAGGAGAGCGTGACCACGGCACCGGGCAAGGACACGCACGTGCTCATCACCGACAAGACCGAAACGTCGGGTGTCATGGTCTACGTCAACGACCTCCGGACCCACGACGACATCATCGAGAAGAGCGGCGTCGGCCGCGTCATCTTAGAGGACGGCGAGGAGGACGAACTGTTCCCCGGCGTCACGGTCACAGACCACCAGATGCGCGTCGAGGTGACCGTCGACTACGACGTGACCGACGGCCGCGTGTTCGTCTTCGAAGAAGACGAAATGGGCGAGCGCAGTTTCGAGATAGTGCCGGCCGAATAGACGAGAATCCGGCGAGGGGATTGTGGAGGTCGCTTGGCGGGGGGTAGCGTTATTATTTCTCCCCTTCTTTTGACGTATAATGGGCGTGCAGTTCCCGTTCGTCTCGGGTCTGATGTTCGGGGCTACGGCGTTGATACTGGCGGCTGCGGCCGTCGCCTATCGACACGACTCGGTACCCGGAACGAGGATGTTCGTCGTGTTCATGTGCTGTGCGGCCCTCTGGGCCGTGACCTACGGAACCCAGCTATTGTTCACAGGGCTCGACGTACAGCTGTTCTGGACGAACCTGCAGTACCCCGCCGGCCTCTTTACGTGTATTACCTTCGGCATCTTCGTGTTGCACTATACGGGTCGTGAGCACAGACTGACGCGGACACGGCTGGCGGTCGCGTCGGTGCTCCCGGCGGTCACGTCGGTCGCTGTCTGGGTCCCAGGCTACCAGTGGCTCGTGTGGCGGGAGGCCTCGCTGGTACGCGTCAACGGGTTCCTCATCGCCGATATCACCCACGGGCCACTGTTCGCCGTGGCGGTCGCCTACAGCTATCTGGTCGTCGTCGGGAGCCTGGGGCTGCTCGGCCTGACGACGCTTCGGACCCGCCAGTTATACCAGAAACAGACGGCGCTCATCACCGTCGCCGCGTTCGTCCCGCTGGTGGGCGGGGCCGTCGCGTACGTGCTGGACATCACGGTCATCGACTACACGCCAGTCGGGCTGGCGGCCTTCGGCGTCGGCGTCGCAGTCGCGCTCTCGCGGTACCGGCTGCTCGACGTCCACCCGGTCCCGCGCAATCGCATCATCGACCAGATAGAGACCGGCGTGGTGGTGACCGACGCCAGCGACCGTATCGTCGATATCAATCCGGCAGCCACCGACGTGCTCAGTTGCAGTGACCCGCTCGGCCGGGAGCTCCGAGATATCGGCGGCATCGCGGCGGAGATGGCGTCGATGACCGCCGAGACGACCGCGGAGGTAAGCGGTGACGAGGACGGAACGTACTTCGAGTGTACGAAATCGACGCTGGCCGCCGAGGGCGGCTTCGAGGACACGCACCTCTACATCCTGACGGACGTGACCGAACGGCGCCAGCGCCAGCAGACGCTCGAAGCGAAGAACGACCGGCTCGACAGCTTCGCAGAGGTGCTCTCACACGACCTCCGGAACCCGCTGTCGGTCGCGCACGGCATCGCAGACGTGGCCCGTGCAGAACCGGCACCCGAGCATTTCGACCGTCTCGACCAGGCCCACGACCGCATGGCCGAGATTATCGACGACATGCTGACGCTGGCCCGCAGCGGTGACCCGGTCGACGACCCCACTGTCGTCGACCTCGAGACTGTCGCCACGGACGCCTGGGAGAACGTGGCAACCGAGGACGCCGAACTGACCGTCGAGGGAACGCGGACACTCGAGGCCGACACACAGCGGCTCAAACAGCTCTTCGAGAACCTCTTTCGGAACAGCGTCGAGCATGGTCGTTCGAGAGACGGCAAAGCCGTCTCTCGTGATGACGAAAATTCCCAAGGGGAATTTTCGAACCACTCGACGAGCCCCGACTCGCAGGCTCGGCAGGACAGCGTGGAACACGGTGCCACGGCGAAAGAGCCGCCGGTCCGCATTCGCGTCGCCCCGACGGAATCGGGCTTTTTCGTCGCCGACGACGGCCCCGGTATCCCGGTCGACCAGCGCGATGCGGTGTTCCGGTCGGGCGTCTCCTCGGCGCCGGGCGGCACCGGCGTCGGGCTGGCTATCGTCAAGACTGTCGTCGACGGCCACGACTGGGCAATCGACGTGAGCGACAGCGAACACGGCGGGGCCCGGTTCGACGTCGAGACCGTGGTGAGGGAGATGTAGCGGCGAACGGACAGAGTGAGCGACCGGGTTTCCGAGCGGGCGAGACCTTATTTGTACGGCAGAGGCGCCAGAAAGCATATTACATGACATCGAAAAGACGTTTCCATGCCCTCCAGGCGACAGTTCGTCGGTGTCATCGGGACAGCGATGGCGCTATCCGGCTGTAGCGCGCTCGAATCGGCGACCTCGACCGAGACCGAACAGTCCGTCTCGACGGCCATCACAGCACGGCTCCTCGGTCCGGAGACCGACCAGCAGCTGTTCGATGGCAGCGAGGTTGCACGGGTCGGCGAGGTGAACGAAGATAGCGGGACTGTCCAGCTCCCGATCACTCTGACTGACGCCGGGCAGACGTCGCTCACCGAACAGTTCCGCTCGGCGAACGTCTCGGAGAATTCCGGCGAGTTCGAGATGCAGCTACTGGACGACGGCGAGGAGTTCCATCGGTTCGGTATCGGTTCCGACCTGGCCACGGCTATCGAGGATGAGGAGTGGAACGGCAAGTTCGTCATCGGAGTCGAGGACCGCGACGCTGCCGAAGCGATGCGGTCGAGGCTGCTAGGCGAGGGCACTGAGACGCCAGAACAGTAGCCCCGGGGACGGCGGCGTCGGGGCACGGCAGACCGGGCGGTCCGCGAGACGGCCCGTTCGCTCGCCATCGGATAGCCGTCTGTGGATTGGTTGCAGAAACGACCCGGTCACTCGCGGGGTGGCGACGGGCATCGTCGGGGATCACTGCAGATACGAGGGGTCCTCGTCGTCGCAGTTCTCCTCGTGTTGTTTCGCGTCCGTCTGGTCGTCGAACATGAGCCCGCAGGTCTCACACTTGTACCAAGTCATCTCGTCGCGCTCGGTAGTGACCACCATGTGAGACACTCTATCGCCGGGAGGTAAATTGTTTTCCCGCGACAGTTCGCGGGAGCGGTGCATGGCAGCCAGGGGTATCACTACCGACCCCTGGCGGTGCAAACTCAACAGTTATCTGAGATGTCAACGGGAACCCTCAAGGGTGCCGGAGAGCTAGCCGATGGTATGAGCGGGAACGGCGGCGAGAGCGTCGAACTCACGGTCGAGGGCGCCCACAAGCGCGACGCCGGCCGGGGTATCGCACGCCTCCCCGAGTCCGTACGCAGCGAACTGGGCGTGTTGAGCGGGTCGCCCGTCATCATCGAGGGCGAGGGGATGACCGTGGTGAAAGTGTGGCCGGGTGATGACGAGGGTGCCACGGTCCGCATCGACTCGGACACGCGGGCCAACGCCGGCGTCAACATCGGAGATACCGTCCGTGTCCGGGTGGGGTCGGTGACGGAGGCGACGGATATCAGCATCCAGCCCCTGGAGCCACTGCCCGGTACCGACGAGTACGCCCACATGGTCCGGACGCGGCTGGTCGACCAGATGGTCCAGGCCGGCGAACGGACCCACATAGACGGGCTCGGGACCTGTATCGTCCGGTCGACCGAGCCCGACGGCGCGGTGCGTGTCACGGCCCAGACGGACGTGACGGTGTTGCCGACCATCGACCAGGCATCGGACAGCGAGGACGCTGAGCGCGCCGAACAGCCCACGTCGGCCACGGCGGCAAACGCCGGGCGGGCCGAGACGGCGACCGGCGTCAGCTACGAGGATATCGGCGGGCTCGACGAGGAACTGGACCGCATCCGCGAGATGATAGAGATGCCGCTGGCCGAACCCGAGCGGTTCCGCGAGCTGGGTATCGACCCGCCCAGCGGCGTCCTGATGCACGGGCCGCCCGGCACCGGCAAGACGCTCATCGCGAAGGCCGTCGCCAACGAGGTCGACGCCTACTTCGACACTATCTCCGGCCCCGAAATCGTCTCGAAGTACAAGGGCGAGAGCGAGGAGCGACTGCGTGAGGCCTTCGAGCGCGCCGAGGACGAGGCCCCCGCCATCCTCTTTATCGACGAGATAGACTCCATCGCCGGCTCCAGGGACGAGGACGCCGACATGGAGAACCGCGTCGTCGCCCAGCTGCTGACCCTGATGGACGGGCTGGAAGAGCGCGGTCGCGTGGTCGTCATCGGGGCGACCAATCGCGTCGACGCCGTCGACGAGGCGCTTCGCCGGGGCGGCCGGTTCGACCGAGAAGTCGAGATCGGCGTGCCCGACGAGAGCGGCCGTCGCGAGATTCTGGACGTCCATACCCGCGAGATGCCCCTGGCCGACGACGTCGACCTGGACCGCATCGCGGCCCAGACACACGGCTTCGTCGGCGCGGACCTGGCCTCCCTGACGACGGAGGCGGCGATGTCCTCGCTCCGGGCCGAGGGCGACCGGGCGAAAAGTGACACCGACGACAGCGACGGGGGAGACAGCGAGGGGCCGGCGGTGACACAGTCGGACTTCGACGCGGCAATGGCTCTCGTCGACCCGAGCGCCATGCGGGAGTACGTCGCCGAATCGCCCGCGGTCTCCTTCGACGACGTTGGCGGGCTCGCGGAGGTCAAACAGACGCTGACCGAGGCCATCGAGTGGCCACTGTCCTACAGCGAGCTGTTCGCCGCGACGAACACCGACCCGCCAAGCGGCATCCTGCTGTACGGTCCGCCGGGGACCGGGAAGACGCTGCTCGCCCGGGCCGTCGCCGGCGAGAGCGACGTGAACTTCATCCACGTCGCCGGCCCGGAGATAATGGACCGCTACGTCGGTGAAAGCGAGGAAGCGGTCAGGGAACTGTTCGAGCGGGCCCGCCAGACGGCCCCCAGCATCATCTTCCTGGACGAGATCGACGCCATCGCAAGCCACCGCGGGCAGGGCAACGAAGTGACCGAACGGGTCGTCTCACAGTTGCTGGCCGAGCTGGACGGCATCACCGAGAACCCCAACCTCGTGGTGCTGGCGGCGACCAATCGGCGGGACATGATAGACGACGCCCTGCTGCGGCCGGGCCGGCTCGAACAGCACGTCGAGGTGCCAAATCCCGACGCCGCGGCTCGCGAGGAGATTCTCGCAGTTCACACCCGCGGCAAACCGCTGGGCGAGGACGTCTCGGTGGCGGAGCTGGCGGCGGAACTGTCCGGCCACTCGGGGGCCGAGCTGGAGGCCGTGGTCCGGGAGGCGTCGATGCTCGCCATCCGTGAAATGGCCGACGAGCTGGGGCCCGCGGAAGCCACCGAACGGGCCGAGGAGGTCCGCATCACCGGCGACCACTTCCGCCGGGCGATAGCGCGGGCTGCCGACCGCTGATACGGCCGGCTGTCCGTTCGAAAAAGAGCGTCGCCACCCGGGAGTGTCGACCGGCGTCAGTTCGGTACAGCCGGCAGTAGGCGTCCCCCGAGCGGTAGCTGGCTCGTGAGAGTGCTGGAACGGGATTCGACGCGGTGGCCGAGGCGTCGCTGTCGAGGAGCGGTGAAAGGCTGTCCGGACAGCCTTTGGCGGACGAGCGACGCCGTGTGGCCGAGCAGCGAGACGGGCTAAGTAACCGGCGTTGACGTGAAAAGCGCCTTGCCGGCGATAGAGAGTTAGCGCCCATGGATAAAAAAGGCGCGGTCAGCGCCGGTCCGAAAGTGCCGGGAACTCCTCGCGGGTCGCTGTTACTTTTTCGGGGCTGATATCGGCGGTGACGAGCGCCGGGTCGTCGTCCGAGCTCGCCAGCGTCGTCCCCCAGGGGTCGTAGACGGTCGACCGGCCGAGCAACGTCGCCTCCTCGAAGCTGCCGACGCCGTTGGCCGCGGCGACGTACAGCTGGTTCTCGACGGCCCGCGCCCGGGGAAGCAGCTCCCAGTGTTCGACGCGCGGATAGGGCCACGCGCTGGGGACCAGCACCAGGGTCGCACCCGCCTCGACGAGTCGGCGATACAGCTCCGGGAACCGGAGGTCGTAACACGTCGTCACGCCGATGGTAAAGCCCTCGAAATCGACGGTCGGCAGCGATTCGCCGGGGACGAGCAGCTCCGATTCGGCCGAGTCGTATCCAAAGAGGTGGCGCTTGCGATAGACCGCCCGCTGCGTTCCGTCTCGGTCGAGAAACACCGACGTGTTGGCCAGCCCGTCGTCGGCCGGTACGTCGAAGCCAGCAGCCCCACTCAGTTCGAGGTCCTCGACGAGACTGCCGGCGAGTATCGCGATATCGTGCTCGGCCGCCAGCCCCCGAAGTCCGGTGAGCGTCTCGCCGTCGAGCCCCTCGGCGTTGCGCTGGTAGGCCTCGAACGCGAAGTAGCCGACGGTGAAAAGCTCCGGGAGGACGACGAGGTCACAGCCCGCGTCGGCGGCTCGCTCGACGGCCTCAGTCGCGCGTCGGCGGTTACCGGAAATATCGGCCGACTCGATACGCAACTGAGCGAGTCCGAGCTTCATAGAACCGATTACGTGTCTATCCCGATAAAAATAAGCGGTTGCGCCGGGCCGGCGTTGGTATGTCGACACCGAACCGACGACAGTATCTTCGCCTCGCCGGTGGGACAGTGACGACGGCTCTCGCCGGTTGCACCGGAGACTCCCTCGGTAACGGTGATGCCACGGACAGTGAGAGCGGGACTGCGAACCCGACCAGCACCGAAGCGCAGTTACCCAAGGTGGAGGCGTCGTCTGAACTGGACACCACCCTCACCCTCGCTATCGGGGGCCGCGCCGACGACTTCGACTCGCTCGTCGTGGACATCGACCGCATCGAGTACATCGGCCAGAACGGTACCGACGACGTGACGGTCTCTATCGGGGACACCGGAGTCGACCTGACGACCCTGTCGGACAGCAAGACCTACCTCGACACCGAGCCGTTCCCAAGTGGGACGTACGCGAGTGTCGACATGTACGTCTCCGTGCAGGACAACAGCCTTTCGGACGGCGGCACCGTCACCTTCGACTACGAACCACCGGCCTCGGACGAAAATACGATAGAGATATCCGACGACAGGTTCCAGAATCTGCTCTACACGATAACGGCGTACAAACCGCTCGGGGAGAACACGTACAGGTTTGGGATGAGTTATACGATGGGGTCCGGAGCCCCCTGAGCAGTCGCAGTGCGAAGTCACGCGAACCACGTGTGGCCGGTCGAGAAGCGGCCTGGGGTCAGCCCTCCGTTTCGAGGTACTCCCTGAGTGCCGCTTCGAGGTTCTGGAGCTCCTCGTCGAGATTCTTCTTGAAAAAACGCTCGACGCCGGGGAGTTTGCCGTCGACGATGAATCGATTTGTCACCTGCGTCCCGCCGTCGTCGGTGGGCTCTAGTTCCTGCTCACCCTGGACCCGCAACACCTTCGACCGGCCGATAAACCGGACGTACTCGGGTTCACGCCGCTCGACGTCCTCCGTCTCGATGGCGATAGTCCGGTCGATGACGGGAATCGGGAGCGACACGTGCCACGTCGCGCGGTCCGCGTCGTGTATCTCCCAGTCTTTCACGACGCTGATGGGCCGGGCACGCTGGTCGGGGTCGCCGATGAACTCCCAGACGCGTTCGGGGCTGGCCGCCACTGTCATCGTTCGTTCGACCCGGACAGTCATACCGTTAGTCGGGCGTGCACCCCGATGAATCCACCGACTGGCCCCCCGGTGACCGACTAGCTCGTGGTGACGCGCCAGGTGGTTGAGCGGGCCCGTCCCCACTTCTCGATATCTACTTCGTCGGCTTCTTCGGCAAGGCGCGGCAGTCGGGCACCGACCTGTTTCGACGAGAGCCCGAGCTGAGAGGCGATGTTCTTCGCGCGGAAGTAGCTCTCCCCACGCGAGACACTCTCACGGAGGTACTCCAGAATGCGGCGGTCCTCCTCGCTGAAATCCACCATACCCGAATTACGTGCCGAGCGTTCTTAATGGTTGCTTTTACCACATCACTCGGCGTAGACGTGGATGGCCACGAGCGCCAGTGAGGCGGCCACTATCGCGACCCCGAAGGCGAGTCCGCTGTTGGTCAACAGCCCCGCGGTGTCGAGTCCCTGTGCGTCGCGGATGGCGTAGTTGTAGCTGCTCACGGCAGTCACGCCCGCACCGAGCAGGGCCACGATGCCAAACAGCGCGCCGAGCCCGACGCCCATGTCGGTTGCCGACTCAGTTGTCATGGCGGGGAGTTCCGCCCTGGCGCACTTAGTTCATTCGGGGCGGGCCACAGGGCATATACCATCCTGGCAGAGAGGAAGGTGCAATGAGCAAGCTGGCCGGTGCGGTTCGTGGACTGGGACGAGTACGACAGGTCGGCATCGCGGCGGCCGTCTTCCTGGCGGTCGTCGTCGGTGGGTTCGGGCTCGGCGTCATCGGGACACCCGGCGTCGAAACCGTGGACAATCGCTTCACGTCGGTCTCGGAGAACACGACGACCGTCGAGACCGCGATTACAGTGTCGAACCCGAACCCCATCGGCGTCTCGCTCGGTGGGACCAGCATCGACTACACCGTCTCGATGAACGACGTCGCCATGGCCAGCGGCGAGAAACAGGGTATCAGTCTGGGACGCGGGAACACGACCCTCCAGTTCAACACCACGATGCGGAACAGCCGGATTCCGCCCTGGTGGGTCAGCCACATCTCGAACGGCGAGCGGACGCAGGTCACTATCGACGCGAACGTCACTGACGCCCTGGTGGGAGACCGGTCGGTCAGCCTCACACAGAACCGGACCATAGAGACCGACATCCTCGGGCAGTTCAACTCCACCGAGACCCGTCCAGTCAACGCCAGCAAACCGTTCGTCTCCGACCCGGTTCTGTACATCAACGAGACACGCGGGTCGTGGGACCGGGACGCCGTCACGCAGTCGGCGACGCCCATGGATATCGAGTTCGACGTCTACAACCCCAAGCCGGTGCCGTACGCAGTCACCAAAATCGGCTACCGGACGTATATGAACGACGTCCAGGTTGGCTCGGGTGAGACCGACAGCGGGACGATTATTACGCCGGGCGAACGCGAGACCATCGGTGTCCGCAACGTCATCCGGAACCAGCGGCTCGACCAGTGGTGGGTGTCCCACCTCCAGCGCAACCAGAACACGACGCTGTACATCGACTTCTACCTCGTCGTCGAGGGGGGCGGCGAACAGTTCCGCATCGACCTCGACGCCATCGACTACGAGAAACCGATAGAGACAGACATCTTCGGTAACAAAGACCAGTATCCGACCGGTGGGGGGAGCGAATCGAGCGGCAACCAGACGGCGGACGGTGAGAGCGGCACCGACGGTTCCGGAACGGACGGCGACGCCTCGGACGGCACGGCAACGCAGACTGACGGTGAGAGGGCAACACCGACCGACGACGGCGGGCTCGTCGGCGACACGCTCTGACTACTGTATCGTCGTGTGTTCGGACTCCTCGTCGAGCGCGAGGTTCGTCGCGATTTCTGCGTTCCGAACGGCGTATTCCGCGGTCTGTTGTAGACTCACCAGCACCTCGCGGACCTGAAGCAGCGCCTCGTTGTCCATCTCCGGGAGGTCGTCGAGTATGTCCTGTTCCTTGTCGTCGATGCCGGCGTAGCTCTTGCGGACCTGGATGGCGGTGTCGTAATCGCGCTCGACGGCCGCCTGTACGGCGAGTTCGGTTATCTCGTTGACCGCCTCGGTGAAATCGCGGATGCGTCGCATGGTCGAGCTGTCGACGTCCAGCGAGTGGTCGTTGGTCTCCAGCGCGATTTCGGCGATATCCTCGGCGTTGTCGGCCGTGAGTTCGAGGTTCTTCGCGATAGAGCGGTAGCCGATGAGCGGGAACCCGTCGTCCAGGCCCACCGCCCGCGCGAGGTTCGGGTTCTGGTACGAGGTGAAGATGAGGCGAAGCAGCAGGACGAATATCTTGTTGGCCTGTCGCTCGCGGTTCAGGGCTCGCTGGGCGAGGTCGGGGTTGCCGTGGGCCAGCGCTTTGACGGCCTCGTTGCGCATCGTCGAGCCGGTCGATTCGAGCCGTTCGAGCAGGTTATCGAGCGTG is a window encoding:
- a CDS encoding DUF7525 family protein, whose amino-acid sequence is MTTESATDMGVGLGALFGIVALLGAGVTAVSSYNYAIRDAQGLDTAGLLTNSGLAFGVAIVAASLALVAIHVYAE
- a CDS encoding LEA type 2 family protein; the encoded protein is MSKLAGAVRGLGRVRQVGIAAAVFLAVVVGGFGLGVIGTPGVETVDNRFTSVSENTTTVETAITVSNPNPIGVSLGGTSIDYTVSMNDVAMASGEKQGISLGRGNTTLQFNTTMRNSRIPPWWVSHISNGERTQVTIDANVTDALVGDRSVSLTQNRTIETDILGQFNSTETRPVNASKPFVSDPVLYINETRGSWDRDAVTQSATPMDIEFDVYNPKPVPYAVTKIGYRTYMNDVQVGSGETDSGTIITPGERETIGVRNVIRNQRLDQWWVSHLQRNQNTTLYIDFYLVVEGGGEQFRIDLDAIDYEKPIETDIFGNKDQYPTGGGSESSGNQTADGESGTDGSGTDGDASDGTATQTDGERATPTDDGGLVGDTL
- a CDS encoding phosphate signaling complex PhoU family protein — protein: METRKVQRLGPSTLAMTLPAEWASAHDVEKGDEVSLRMGGKGTLTVMPESVQTEESEAIIHAENLDADAVERAIVAQYVLGRRIIHVEAPEDQTLESAHINAVYNAETQLMGLGVIEETPNRITIRCSVDPEDFTLDNLLERLESTGSTMRNEAVKALAHGNPDLAQRALNRERQANKIFVLLLRLIFTSYQNPNLARAVGLDDGFPLIGYRSIAKNLELTADNAEDIAEIALETNDHSLDVDSSTMRRIRDFTEAVNEITELAVQAAVERDYDTAIQVRKSYAGIDDKEQDILDDLPEMDNEALLQVREVLVSLQQTAEYAVRNAEIATNLALDEESEHTTIQ